Proteins from one Ramlibacter sp. PS4R-6 genomic window:
- a CDS encoding undecaprenyl-phosphate glucose phosphotransferase — MPMHEAKPAMGALNVPPPPPSAVAATALAQNRLLLALEAILEPLITVLTLWFLVLLMEGELDSKWLVASIVAFALSFPGKSLLRAPPDRVAVNILLAWGWTAGLMLALGFATGHIYDFSAPIVVHWLWFTPATQLVAHWALRLAAPHLVRLQGPPLRAVVVGMNEQGCSLADRITSQPYAGIEMVGFFDDRTPDRIFGHERHRMLGRISEIATFVKRNRVQLIYLSLPMASQPRIKELLDALKDTTASVYFVPDMFVTDLIQGKTDAVCGLPVISVCETPFRGPAGVLKRIEDIVLASLILVLISPILAAIALAVKFTSPGPVIFRQRRYGLDGEEILVYKFRSMRVTEDGDKIVQARKDDDRITPLGRILRKTSMDELPQFINVLQGRMSIVGPRPHAVAHNEMYRGLIKSYMVRHKVKPGITGWAQVNGFRGETESLDKMEGRIRCDLDYLRNWSLRLDLYIIARTVRLVFKDASAY, encoded by the coding sequence ATGCCCATGCATGAGGCCAAGCCGGCAATGGGCGCGCTGAACGTTCCGCCGCCCCCTCCCTCCGCGGTCGCCGCCACGGCGCTCGCCCAGAACCGCCTGCTGCTCGCGCTCGAGGCCATCCTCGAGCCGCTCATCACGGTCCTGACGCTGTGGTTCCTGGTGCTGCTGATGGAAGGCGAGCTCGACTCCAAGTGGCTCGTCGCCTCCATCGTCGCGTTCGCCCTGTCGTTCCCCGGCAAGTCGCTGCTGCGCGCGCCGCCCGATCGCGTGGCGGTGAACATCCTGCTCGCCTGGGGCTGGACGGCGGGGCTGATGCTCGCGCTCGGCTTCGCCACCGGGCACATCTACGATTTCTCCGCGCCCATCGTCGTGCACTGGCTGTGGTTCACGCCCGCGACGCAGCTGGTCGCGCACTGGGCCCTGCGCCTGGCCGCGCCGCACCTGGTGCGCCTGCAAGGCCCGCCGCTGCGCGCGGTGGTGGTGGGCATGAACGAGCAGGGCTGCTCGCTCGCGGACCGCATCACCTCGCAGCCCTACGCGGGCATCGAGATGGTGGGCTTCTTCGACGACCGCACGCCCGACCGCATCTTCGGCCACGAGCGCCACCGCATGCTGGGGCGCATCTCCGAGATCGCGACGTTCGTGAAGCGCAACCGCGTCCAGCTCATCTACCTGTCGCTGCCCATGGCGTCGCAGCCGCGCATCAAGGAGCTGCTGGATGCGCTGAAGGACACCACGGCCTCCGTCTACTTCGTGCCCGACATGTTCGTGACCGACCTGATCCAGGGCAAGACCGACGCGGTCTGCGGCCTGCCGGTGATCTCCGTGTGCGAGACGCCGTTCCGCGGGCCGGCGGGCGTGCTCAAGCGCATCGAGGACATCGTGCTCGCTTCGCTGATCCTGGTGCTGATCTCGCCGATCCTCGCGGCCATCGCGCTGGCCGTGAAGTTCACGTCGCCGGGCCCGGTGATCTTCCGCCAGCGCCGCTACGGCCTCGATGGCGAGGAGATCCTGGTCTACAAGTTCCGCTCCATGCGCGTCACCGAGGACGGCGACAAGATCGTGCAGGCCCGCAAGGATGACGACCGGATCACGCCGCTCGGCCGCATCCTGCGCAAGACCTCTATGGATGAGCTGCCGCAATTCATCAATGTGCTGCAGGGACGGATGAGCATCGTCGGCCCGCGCCCGCATGCGGTCGCGCACAACGAAATGTATCGCGGCCTGATCAAGAGCTACATGGTCCGGCACAAGGTCAAGCCCGGCATCACGGGCTGGGCGCAGGTCAACGGTTTCCGGGGAGAAACCGAGTCCCTCGACAAGATGGAAGGGCGGATCCGCTGCGACCTCGACTACCTGCGCAACTGGTCGCTACGGCTCGATCTGTACATCATCGCGCGCACGGTGAGACTCGTTTTCAAGGATGCTTCTGCGTATTGA